CGCCGCGCGCCTGTCCTACGCCTACGCCGACGCGCTCCTCGCGCTGGGCCGGTCCGAGGAGGCGAGGGACTGGTTCGCCAAGGCCGTGGCCGCCGACGACGAGCTCGAGACCGACGCCGCCGACCGGCTGGCCGAGCTCGACGGCGTGGTCCTGACGGACCTGCTCGAGGGTGAGGACGACGACGAGGTGCAGTCCTAGGTGTCGGGTCTGATCGACCACTACTCCGGGGTCGTCTGCGACCTCGACGGCGTCGTCTACCGGGGCCCGGAGGCCGTCGACCACGCGGTCGAGGCATTGTCCGCACTCCCGGTGCCCGTGGTGTACGCGACGAACAACGCGTCCCGGCCCCCGGAGGAGGTCGCCGCGCACCTGACCGACTTGGGCCTGCACGTCACCGGTCGGGATGTCGCGACCAGCGCCCAAGCAGGCGCCGAGGAGCTGTTGCGTCACCTCCCGGGCGGCGCGGCTGTCCTCGCCGTCGGTGGGGATGGAGTGCGGGAAGCGCTGCGCGACAACGGGTTCCGGGTGGTCGACCCCAAGGCGGCGGGCGCTGACCCGGGCCTGCGCCTCGGCGGGGTGCTCCAGGGGTATGGCGCGTCCGTGACCGCGTCAGACCTCGCGGAGGCCACGTACGCCGTGGCCGCGGGCGCGGTCTGGGTCGCGACGAACACCGACGAGACGCTGCCCACCCACCGCGGTACCGCTCCGGGGAACGGCATGCTGGTCGCCGCCGTCCGTCGTGCCGTCGGACGCGACCCGATCGTGGTCGGCAAGCCCTACGCCCCGCTCTACGTCCTGTGTGCCAGCCGCCTGGGCCTGTCACCCCACTCGCTCCTCGCGGTCGGTGACCGGCTGGAGACCGACATCGCCGGTGCCGTCGCGGCCGGGTTGGACTCGGTCTTCGTGCTCACGGGGGTCGACTCGGTCCGCACCCTCGCCCGCGCGCCCCACGACCAGCGACCCACCTACCTGCTGCCGGACCTGCGCGAGCTCAGCGAGGTCTACGTGGGAGCCGAGACCGACTACACCTGGTGGGTGTGCGGCGGCGACCGGCGGCGGGTCGTCGACGGGGCGTGGGACGTCGCCACGAAGGGCTCCCCGGTCGAGGCGGCCCGGTCGGGCATCGCCTGTCTCCACGAAGCCCTCGACGACGACGAGATCGACCTCGCGACAGCCGACCGGCTCGCCGCAGAGCTGGACGAGTGGCAGTAGCGTGACACCGACGGACGACGAGCGTCCGTCCCGGGCGGGAGGACCACCATGGCATTCGAATCCGTACGCAGCTACGTCCAGCTGGCCAGCGGCCTCGGCGAGATGACCAAGGCGCGCGCGCTCGAGGCCGCGCAGGGGCTCCTGGCCCTGCCGGGCGCGGACGAGGTGACACGGCGCGCGGTCCAGGCGTCCACGCTGGCCGACCAGCTGCTCGAGGCGGCCAAGGCCAACCGCGACAACCTCGTCGCGCTGGTGCAGTCCGAGGTCGAGGCGGCGCTCAAGCGCGCGGACGTGGCACGGCTGGCTGACGTCGAGGCTGCCCGGACCTCGTTGGCCGCCCTCACCCGCGAGATCGCCGACCTGCGCTCCACGGTCCTGGCGGCCGGCGTGTCGGCAGTGAGCACTGCGTCACGGACCCCCTTGGGAGGCCTGGGCCGCCCGACCACCGGTGCGGTCAGCACGCGGACCGCCCGCATCGCGGAGGAGGCCGCGGACCGGCTCGGCGTCGCGGAGGTCGGAGAGGCCGTTGCCTCCGCCACCACCGCCGGCGGGGCCACGACCCGCGCGGGGGCCCCCCGGTCGGCGGCGTCGAAGTCGGCTGCGAAGAAGTCCGCCGCGAAGAAGTCCGCCGCGAAGAAGTCCGCGGCGAAGAAGACGACTGCAAAGAAGTCGGCTGCGAAGAAGGCAACTGCGACGAAGTCGGCTGCGACGAAGTCCGCGGCGAAGAAGTCTGCGTCCACCCGGTCCGCCGCGAAGGCGACCGCCCCCTCGGCCGCGAAGAAGTCCACGGCACAGAGGTCGACCACGAAGAGGTCGACCGCCAAGAAGGCGACCGCGACCAAGGCGACGACCGGCACCACCACGACCAGCACCTCGACCACCGGGTCGACGGCGACGAAGGCGACCACGTGAGCCAGACCCCGATCACCCCGGACACCGACGGAGCCCACGAGGACCCGCGCGAGGACCCCCGCGAGGAGGGAGCCCGCCAGGCGGTCCCCGTCCCGGGTGCAGGACTGGGCGCCCGGGCGACCGGCGACATCGTGATCGACTCGGCGCTGCAGGACCTGCGGGACGCGCCGGCCGACGACCTCGACGCCCAGATCGAGGCGGGCCGGCGGGTGCACCGCACCCTGCAGGGACGGCTGTCCGACCTCGGCGGCGAGTGACCGGCTCCGCCCGGCTCGACGTCGAGCTCGTCCGCCGTGGGTTGGCCCGCTCGCGCGGGCACGCCCGCAGCCTCGTCGAGGACGGCCTCGTCACGGTCGACGGCCAGCGGGCGACCAAGCCGTCGGCCCCGACCACCGAGGGCCAGCAGGTCGACGTGCGGGCCGAGGGCCCGCGCTGGGTCGGCCGCGCGGCATACAAGCTGGTCGGTGCGCTCGAGGAGTTCGGGCCACGCGGGCTGGAGGTGCAGGGGCGTCGCTGCCTCGACGTGGGGGCGTCGACCGGCGGGTTCACGCAGGTGCTGCTGCACCACGGCGCCGCCCACGTCGTCGCGCTCGACGTCGGCCACGACCAGCTGGTGCCCGAGGTGGCCGGCGACCCGCGGGTGACCGAACGCTCCGGCACCACCGTCCGGGGGTTGTCCCCCGACGACATCGGGGGACCGGTCGACGTCCTCGTGGCGGACCTGAGCTTCATCTCGCTGACCCTCGTCCTGCCCGAGCTCCGGTCGCTCCTTCGCGACGACGGGGACGCGGTGGTGCTGGTGAAGCCCCAGTTCGAGGTGGGGCGCAGCCGCCTGGGCAAGGGCGGGATCGTCCGCGCGCAGGGCGACCGTGCCTGGGCGGTGACCGACGTCGCGCGGGCCGCGATCGAGGCCGGCCTGCACCCCAAGGGCCTCGCCGCCAGCCCGGTCGTGGGCACGGAGGGTAACGCCGAGTACCTCCTGTGGCTGACCCCCCGCGCTACGGAGTCGATGGGATGGCAGGCTCTGGTGAGGGCCGCCGACGAGGTGAGCGCCCCGTGAGCGCGAAGGGAGCCCCGTGAGCACCGGAGACAACCGCAGGATCCTGCTGGTCGCCCACCCGCGGCGGCAGGAGGCCACGGCCGTCGCCCTCGGGGTGGTCGACCGCCTGCACGACGCGGGCATCGGCGTGGTCATGGCCCGCGAGGAGGCCGACGCGCTCGGGCTCTCCTCGCACCACGGCGTCACCGTCGCCGAGGGCGGCAACCCTGCGCGCGGCTGCGAGCTCGTCTGCGTCCTCGGCGGCGACGGGACCATCCTGCGCGGGGCCGAGGTCTCGCGCGGCAGCGGTGCGCCGCTCCTCGGCGTGAACCTCGGGCACGTCGGCTTCCTCGCCGAGGCCGAGCGCGAGGACATCTCCGCCACCGTGGAGCACATCGTGCGACGCGCCTACACCGTCGAGGAACGGATGACCCTCGACGTGACCGCCCACGTCGACGGCACCCCGGTCTACAGCAGCTGGGCACTCAACGAGGTCACCGTCGAGAAGGCGAACCGCGAGCGGATGCTCGAGATCGTCGCCGAGATCGACGGCCGCCCGCTCACGACCTGGGGCTGCGACGGCGTCGTCGTCGCGACGCCGACCGGCTCCACGGCATACGCGTTCTCCGCCGGGGGGCCGGTGGTGTGGCCGGACGTCGAGGCGCTCCTGCTGGTGCCGATCAGCGCGCACGCGCTCTTCGCCCGACCCCTCGTCGTCGGGCCGAACTCCCACCTGGCGCTCGAGGTGGTCCAGGACACCCTCGGCACCGGTGCCTTGTGGTGCGACGGGCGCCGCGCGGTGGACCTGCCGCCGGGCGCGCGCATCGAGGCCGTCCGCTCGGCCACCCCGGTGCGTCTGGCGCGCCTGAGCACCTCGCCGTTCACCGACCGGCTCGTGGCCAAGTTCGACCTGTCCATCCACGGCTGGCGCGGCGAGGCGCGACGCGAGGCCCGACGGAGCAAGGAGAAGGGGACCGGGGGGGCGGGAGGAAGCGTGCCGCCCGTGGGCTCCGCCTCGTCGGTGCCGACCGGAGCCGCGACGCCCCCTCGCGCGTGAAGCGCGACGCCAGCGCGCGTGTGAGCCCGGACGCCCCCTCGCGCGTGAAGCGCGACGCCAGCGCCCGCCTGGGCCGCGGCGTCACCGCTGCGTGAGAGGCTGTGCCCCGTGCTCCAGGAACTGCGGATCCAGCGACTCGGCGTCATCGACGACGCCGTGCTGGACCTGCACCCCGGCCTCAACGTCGTCACGGGTGAGACCGGTGCCGGCAAGACCATGGTCGTGACCGGCCTCGGGCTGCTGCTCGGGGCGCGCTCCGACGCCGGCCTCGTGCGGTCCGGCGAGGCCAACGCGGTCGTCGAGGGGCTCGTCGACGTGCCCGTGGACCACCCGGCGGCCGTGCGTGCCGCCGAGGCCGGGGCCGATGTGTCCGACGGGCTGGTGCTGGTCCGCTCGGTGAGCGCCGAGGGCCGGTCCCGCGCGCACGTGGGCGGCCGCAGCGCCCCTGTGGGTGTCCTGGCCGAGGTCGGGGAGCACCTCGTGGCCGTGCACGGCCAGGCCGACCAGTGGCGGCTGCGCCAGAGCGACCAGCACCGGGCGGTGCTCGACACCTTCGGCGGGGCCGCCGTGCGCGAGGCCGCGCAGGCGTACACCACCGTCTACGACGAGCACGAGGCCGCCGTGCGCGAGCTCGCCGAGCTGCGGCAGCAGGGGCGCGAGCGCGCGCAGGAGATCGAGGTCCTCGAGCACGGCCTCGCCCAGCTCGAGCAGCTCGACCCGCAGCCCGGGGAGGACGCCGACCTGCGCGTCGAGGACGAACGCCTCAGCCACGCGGAGGGCCTGCGCACCGCGTCCGCCCAGGCCCTGGTGCACCTCGCCGGGGACGAGGAGTATGCCGCCGAGCCCGTGCCGAACGCGATGGCCGTCGTCGCCGCGGCGCGCCAGGCGCTGGCGGGTGAGGTCGAGCACGACCCCGCCCTGCGCGAGCTCGACCGCCGCCTCGCCGAGGTGGGCTACCTCGTGGGCGACATCGCCGCCGACCTCAGCTCCTACGTGACCGACGTCGACGTCGACCCGGGCCGCCTGGCGTTCGTCCAGCAGCGCCGGGCCGACCTGACCGCCCTCACCCGCAAGTACGGCGACACCATTGACGACGTGCTCGGGTGGG
This genomic interval from Phycicoccus sp. M110.8 contains the following:
- a CDS encoding HAD-IIA family hydrolase gives rise to the protein MSGLIDHYSGVVCDLDGVVYRGPEAVDHAVEALSALPVPVVYATNNASRPPEEVAAHLTDLGLHVTGRDVATSAQAGAEELLRHLPGGAAVLAVGGDGVREALRDNGFRVVDPKAAGADPGLRLGGVLQGYGASVTASDLAEATYAVAAGAVWVATNTDETLPTHRGTAPGNGMLVAAVRRAVGRDPIVVGKPYAPLYVLCASRLGLSPHSLLAVGDRLETDIAGAVAAGLDSVFVLTGVDSVRTLARAPHDQRPTYLLPDLRELSEVYVGAETDYTWWVCGGDRRRVVDGAWDVATKGSPVEAARSGIACLHEALDDDEIDLATADRLAAELDEWQ
- a CDS encoding TlyA family RNA methyltransferase, giving the protein MTGSARLDVELVRRGLARSRGHARSLVEDGLVTVDGQRATKPSAPTTEGQQVDVRAEGPRWVGRAAYKLVGALEEFGPRGLEVQGRRCLDVGASTGGFTQVLLHHGAAHVVALDVGHDQLVPEVAGDPRVTERSGTTVRGLSPDDIGGPVDVLVADLSFISLTLVLPELRSLLRDDGDAVVLVKPQFEVGRSRLGKGGIVRAQGDRAWAVTDVARAAIEAGLHPKGLAASPVVGTEGNAEYLLWLTPRATESMGWQALVRAADEVSAP
- a CDS encoding NAD kinase, with amino-acid sequence MSTGDNRRILLVAHPRRQEATAVALGVVDRLHDAGIGVVMAREEADALGLSSHHGVTVAEGGNPARGCELVCVLGGDGTILRGAEVSRGSGAPLLGVNLGHVGFLAEAEREDISATVEHIVRRAYTVEERMTLDVTAHVDGTPVYSSWALNEVTVEKANRERMLEIVAEIDGRPLTTWGCDGVVVATPTGSTAYAFSAGGPVVWPDVEALLLVPISAHALFARPLVVGPNSHLALEVVQDTLGTGALWCDGRRAVDLPPGARIEAVRSATPVRLARLSTSPFTDRLVAKFDLSIHGWRGEARREARRSKEKGTGGAGGSVPPVGSASSVPTGAATPPRA
- the recN gene encoding DNA repair protein RecN, whose amino-acid sequence is MLQELRIQRLGVIDDAVLDLHPGLNVVTGETGAGKTMVVTGLGLLLGARSDAGLVRSGEANAVVEGLVDVPVDHPAAVRAAEAGADVSDGLVLVRSVSAEGRSRAHVGGRSAPVGVLAEVGEHLVAVHGQADQWRLRQSDQHRAVLDTFGGAAVREAAQAYTTVYDEHEAAVRELAELRQQGRERAQEIEVLEHGLAQLEQLDPQPGEDADLRVEDERLSHAEGLRTASAQALVHLAGDEEYAAEPVPNAMAVVAAARQALAGEVEHDPALRELDRRLAEVGYLVGDIAADLSSYVTDVDVDPGRLAFVQQRRADLTALTRKYGDTIDDVLGWGRAAAKRLDTLLGSDSRIEELEQLVDELAARRDTAAAALTAARTEAAAALAEAVTAELAHLAMGSATIEVRVSPRAAGPARHGADDVEVMLAANPGAPARTVAKAASGGELSRVMLALEVVTGASGGVDVPTFVFDEVDAGVGGAAALDVGARLAALARHAQVVVVTHLPQVAAYADRHLVVRKANDGHITSSGVHAVEGEERLRELARMMAGVDTGTSLEHARELVEQTTLRRAAATS